Proteins encoded together in one Falco peregrinus isolate bFalPer1 chromosome 2, bFalPer1.pri, whole genome shotgun sequence window:
- the HIC1 gene encoding LOW QUALITY PROTEIN: hypermethylated in cancer 1 protein (The sequence of the model RefSeq protein was modified relative to this genomic sequence to represent the inferred CDS: deleted 1 base in 1 codon) → MRVHRDLGWLAEATGRPGRRARSGMLDAMEVPSHSRQLLLQLNTQRTKGFLCDVIIVVQNALFRAHKNILAASSAYLKSLVVHDNLLNLDHEMVSPGIFRLILDFIYTGRLAECEPGSEQSLGAVLAAASYLQIPGLVALCKKKLKRSGKYCHLRGGYAPYKLGRGLRATTPVIQACYSGTPRPVDLPPVEPAPPLNTQCGELYASAAQGAPLHPHGLCPPERHCSPPCGLDLSKKSPTGPSTQLLPTDRLLPGEPREPSLPPRHDSPPVSAGLLAGHPAAYKDSPPGGEPGGHPHVPDPFRSTPPCAEPPLPRADGRELMYRWMKHEPLGPYLDEGEAEKELEREEKAESPPTAPQPRYPSVESNDLEPDNSTSEETGSSEGPSPGDALDRYCNHLGYEPESLGDNLYVCIPCGKGFPSSEQLNAHVEAHNEEELYHKAAAEQAVPFLDKGGPGLGDILRPYRCSSCDKSYKDPATLRQHEKTHWLTRPYPCTICGKKFTQRGTMTRHMRSHLGLKPFACDACGMRFTRQYRLTEHMRIHSGEKPYECQVCGGKFAQQRNLISHMKMHAAGPDGKAKLDFPDSVYAMARLTADQLGLKQEKAAELLSHTSHFLSDPKAMESLYPLAKFTAEHLGLSQDKAAEVLAQAPHLHAEAARTIERYSPP, encoded by the exons ATGAGAGTTCACCGAGACCTCGGCTGGTTGGCGGAGGCCACCGGGCGCCCAG GGCGGCGGGCGAGGAGCGGGATGCTGGACGCCATGGAGGTGCCGAGCCACTCgcggcagctgctgctgcagctgaacacGCAGCGCACCAAGGGCTTCCTGTGCGACGTGATCATCGTGGTGCAGAACGCGCTCTTCCGCGCGCACAAGAACATCCTGGCGGCCAGCAGCGCTTACCTCAAGTCGCTGGTGGTGCACGACAACCTGCTCAACCTGGACCATGAGATGGTGAGCCCCGGCATCTTTCGCCTCATCCTCGACTTCATCTACACCGGCCGCCTGGCTGAGTGCGAGCCGGGCAGCGAGCAGAGCCTGGGCGCCGTGCTGGCCGCCGCCAGCTACCTCCAGATCCCCGGCTTGGTGGCCCTTTGCAAGAAGAAGCTGAAACGCAGTGGCAAGTACTGCCACCTGCGCGGGGGCTATGCGCCCTACAAGctgggccgggggctgcgcgcCACCACGCCAGTCATCCAGGCCTGCTACTCGGGGACGCCGCGGCCCGTGGACCTGCCGCCCGTGGAGCCGGCGCCGCCGCTCAACACACAATGCGGGGAGCTGTACGCCTCGGCCGCCCAGGGCGCCCCGCTGCACCCCCATGGGCTGTGCCCCCCCGAGCGTCACTGCTCGCCGCCCTGCGGCCTCGACCTCTCCAAGAAGAGCCCCACCGGCCCCTccacccagctcctgcccactgACCGCCTGCTGCCTGGCGAGCCCCGTGAGCCCTCGCTTCCCCCACGGCACGACAGC CCCCCCGTCAGCGCTGGCCTCCTGGCTGGCCACCCCGCCGCCTACAAGGATTCCCCGCCGGGCGGCGAGCCAGGGGGGCACCCCCATGTCCCCGACCCCTTCCGCAGCACGCCACCCTGCGCCGAGCCCCCACTGCCCCGTGCTGACGGGCGCGAGCTGATGTACCGCTGGATGAAGCACGAGCCCCTGGGCCCCTACCTGGACGAGggggaggcagagaaggagctggagcGGGAGGAAAAGGCCGAGTCGCCGCCCACAGCGCCGCAGCCCCGCTACCCCAGCGTGGAAAGCAACGACCTGGAGCCCGATAACAGCACCAGCGAGGAGACGGGCAGCAGCGAGGGCCCCTCGCCCGGCGATGCACTGGACCGCTACTGCAACCACCTGGGCTACGAGCCGGAGAGCCTGGGCGACAACTTATACGTCTGCATCCCCTGTGGCAAGGGCTTCCCCAGCTCCGAGCAGCTCAATGCCCACGTGGAGGCCCACAACGAAGAGGAGCTCTATCACAAGGCAGCGGCCGAGCAGGCCGTGCCCTTCCTGGACAAGGGTGGCCCGGGGCTGGGTGACATCCTGCGGCCCTACCGCTGCTCCTCCTGCGACAAGTCCTACAAGGACCCGGCCACGCTGCGGCAGCATGAGAAGACGCACTGGCTGACGCGCCCCTACCCCTGCACCATCTGCGGCAAGAAGTTCACGCAACGCGGCACCATGACCCGCCACATGCGCAGCCATCTCGGCCTCAAGCCCTTTGCCTGCGACGCCTGCGGGATGCGCTTCACCCGCCAGTACCGCCTGACCGAGCACATGCGCATCCATTCAGGCGAGAAGCCCTACGAGTGCCAGGTGTGCGGTGGGAAGTTCGCCCAGCAGCGCAACCTCATCAGCCACATGAAGATGCACGCGGCTGGCCCTGACGGCAAAGCCAAGCTGGACTTCCCCGACAGCGTCTACGCCATGGCCCGCCTCACCGCCGACCAGCTGGGGCTCAAGCAGGAGAAGGCGGCCGAGCTGCTCTCCCACACCTCGCACTTCCTCAGCGACCCCAAGGCCATGGAGAGCCTCTACCCACTGGCCAAGTTCACGGCCGAGCACCTGGGGCTGAGCCAGGACAAGGCGGCCGAGGTGCTGGCGCAGGCTCCGCACCTCCATGCCGAGGCTGCCCGGACCATAGAGCGATACTCGCCCCCCTAG